From the Prochlorococcus marinus CUG1416 genome, the window CTGAGTTGAATGCAGCTTTTCTTGCTAACAATTTATGGCTTTTGATCGCTACTATCTTAGTGATCTTTATGAACGCTGGTTTCGCTATGGTTGAGGCAGGTATGTGCCGTTCTAAGAACGCAGTAAACATACTTGCTAAAAACCTATTCGTATTTGCTCTAGCTGTAACCTCTTACTGGTTTATTGGCTATTCATTAATGTACGGAGGTAGTGTTGCTGACGGATGGCTTTATTTTGGAGGCTTATTTTTTGATCCAACAGTTACTGCAGATATGGTAACTGATGCTGGATTAGTCCCAACAGTTGATTTCTTGTTCCAGTCTGCATTTGCAGGAACTGCGGCAACTATCGTATCCGGTCTTGTTGCCGAAAGAGTTAAATTTGGAGAATTTGTTGTTTTTGCTATTGTATTAACTGCATTTATATATCCAATTGCTGGTAGCTGGAAATGGAATGGTGGTTGGCTTGATTCTTTAGGTTTTGTTGACTTTGCTGGTTCTTCAATTGTTCACTCAGTTGGAGCATGGGCAGGTCTTGTAGGAGCTATGCTTCTTGGACCAAGGATTGGTAAATACTCTGATGGAAAACCACAAGCTATGCCAGGCCATAATATGGCCATAGCAACTTTGGGTGCATTAGTTCTATGGATAGGTTGGTATGGATTTAACCCCGGTTCTCAACTTGCTATGGACCAATGGGTTCCATATGTTGCTGTAACAACTACTTTGGCAGCAGCAGCTGGAGCTATCGGAGCGACTGTTGTTTCAACACTAACTTCTGGTAAGCCTGATCTTACAATGATTATTAACGGAATTCTTGCTGGCTTAGTTAGTATTACTGCTGGTTGTGGTGATATGACTCTTGCTGGAGCCTGGTTTGCAGGACTAGTAGGTGGAATTATCGTTGTATTTTCTGTTGCAGCCCTTGATGCTGCTGAGATCGATGATCCTGTAGGTGCATTCTCAGTTCACGGAGTTTGTGGCGTATGGGGTACTTTAGTTATCGGTCTTTGGGGTACAGCTGTACAAGGAGATGGAGCAGGTATGGGATTGTTCAATGGTGGAGGTATTAACCTTCTTCTAGTTCAAGCTCTTGGTGCCGCAGCTTATGCTATCTGGACACTTGTTACTTGCTGGATTGCCTGGTCTGTAATTGGAGGATTATTCGGTGGGATCCGAGTATCTGAAGAGGAAGAGACTCAAGGACTAGATATAGGAGAGCACGGAATGGAAGCTTATCCAGACTTTGCATCTGCTAAATAATCTAATCTAAAATTCATTTTAGAAACCTGACTTATGTCAGGTTTCTTTTTTTTTACGAAAAATTATTTAAAATGTTGTAATATCTAAAGATGGATACTCAAGCCTTTAGAAGATCCCTTCATCATTCTGATAGATACAATAGAAGGGGTTTCGATTCTCCAACAAAAAGAGCTCAAGCCTTAGAAGAAGCTTATCAAAGCGATTTGATAAGTTCTATAAGAGATAATGGTTTCACTTACAATAAGGGAAGACTAAATATTAAGTTGGCTCAAGCCTTTGGTTTTTGTTGGGGAGTTGAAAGAGCTGTTGCAATGGCTTATGAGACTAGGAGACATTATCCTAATGAGAATATTTGGATAACAAATGAAATAATTCATAACCCTTCAGTTAATGATCATTTAAGAAAAATGAATGTGAAATTCATTGCAGCTAAAAATGGAATCAAAGATTTTTCGTTAGTTTCTAATGGGGATGTAGTTATATTGCCTGCTTTCGGAGCTACTGTTCAAGAAATGAAGCTCCTTCATGAGAAAGGATGTCATATCATAGATACAACTTGTCCCTGGGTTTCTAAGGTTTGGCATACTGTTGAGAAACATAAAAAACATGTTTTCACATCTATAATTCATGGAAAATTTAAGCATGAAGAGACTCTTGCTACTAGCTCATTTGCAGGGAAGTATTTAGTTGTACTTGATCTAGAAGAAGCAAATTATGTATCTGAATATATTCTGGGCAGAGGAAACAGAAATGAGTTCATGAATAAATTTGCTAAAGCTTGTTCTAATGGATTTGATCCTGATAAAGATTTAGATAGAGTCGGAGTCGCAAATCAGACAACTATGCTTAAGAGCGAGACCGAGGAAATTGGAAAGGTCTTTGAAAGAACGATGTTACAAAAATTCGGACCAGAAACTCTAAATAGTCATTTTTTGGCTTTTAATACAATTTGCGATGCAACTGAAGAAAGACAAGATGCAATGTTTTCCTTGGTGGATGAAGACCTTGATATTCTTGTCGTTATAGGAGGCTTTAATTCGTCAAATACTACTCATTTACAAGAAATAGCTATTACTAAGAATATTTCTTCTTTTCACATTGATACGCCAGAGAGGATATCAGTTGCAGAAAACTCCATATTTCATAAACCACTACGATCAGATTTAGAACTTAAAAAAAATTTTTTACCTAGTGGAAATATTAATGTTGGAATTACTTCAGGCGCATCTACTCCTGATAAAGTTGTTGCGGATGTTATTGAAAAGTTAATTGATATCGCGTCATAAATTTGGAATATGATTTAAAACTTTGCTTAGTTTTTTTAATTTATTAATCAGATATTTCCTAAAGATCTACTTTATTAACTAGAATAATAAAAAAAATTTATGCAGTATGGAAGACAAAACACAAACTAATCAGATTCAAACAGCCAGTATGAATAGAACTAAAGCCCCACAAAAAGTTGAAGTTGTAGTTGCCAATTCATCTTCAGGTTCAGAAGTAAATATCCTTGGAGAAATATCAATTTTTATTTTACGTATCGGTTTTTGTGCTTTGATGATTCATCATGGCTTAGAGAAACTTCAGGATCCTCAGGGCTTTGCAGAGTTTGTGGTTGGTAAGTACTTCCCATTTTTACCAGGTGATCCTGTTATTTGGACTTTTGGAGCAGCTATCACTCAATTAGTTTGCCCTGTAGGATTGGCTATAGGGATTTTTGCAAGGCTTTCTTCTCTTGGACTATTATCCACAATGGCCTTTGCGGTTTATTTTCATATCCTAGATACTGGATTAGAAGGTTTTCCTCTTGCAGTAGTTGAAGGGCACAATTATGCCTTCGAATTGTCCTTTATATATGGGGCTATTTCTCTCTATTTTTTATGCGCAGGTCCAGGCAGGCTTGCTCTATTTAGAAAGACTAACAAGATTACATATTATCCAAAATCAACATAAATTAATGCAAAAAATGTCTTTTTTGCGTAAATAGCATTGATATTCCTTTTGCATTACACATATCAATACTTTCTTGGTCTCTTAAACTTCCTCCTGGTTGGATAATAGCTTTAATTCCATACTCATTTGCAAGTTCTACAGTATCTGCAAATGGGAAAAAACCATCGCTTGCCAAAACAGCTTCAGAACATAAACCTTCAGCTGCTTTTAATGCGATTTTTGCGGCTCCAACTCTATTCATTTGTCCAGCTCCAATACCAATAGTTTTTTGGTCTTTTGCAATAACAATTGCATTTGATTTTACATGTTTACAAATTTTCCATGCAAAATTTAGATCTAAGTTCATTTGATTACTAGGATTCTTTGTAGTTACTGAAATCCAACTTTCAGTTTTATCATCACTATCATCAGTTTCTTGAACGAGTAATCCTCCCATTATTGATTTAGTAGAAGTTTGGTTCTTTTTTGGAAGTATATCTTTTGATAACTTTAAAATTCTTAAATTCTTTTTGATTTTTAAAATTTCTAAAGCTTCTTCATCAAATGATGGAGCGACGACACATTCTAAGAAAATATCTTTGAGTTTAATTGCGGTTTCACTATCAACATTTGAATTAAAAGCCACTATTCCTCCAAATGCACTAACTGAGTCGCATTCCAAAGCATTCAAAAATGCTTCAGATGCTGAATTACTTAAAGAGGCACCACAAGGATTATTGTGTTTTAGAATGACTGAAGCAAAAGTGTTTGTTGTAAGATCATTTTTTTCTTCATAGCCAAATTCTAAAACTGTCGAAAGCGCTGACTCAAGATCTAATAGATTGTTATAACTTAACTCTTTACCTTGTAATTGTTCTGCTGAGTTCCATCCAATATTATTTAAACCATACCAAAACGCTTTTTGATGAGGATTTTCTCCATATCTTAAGGTTTTTATTAGTGGATAAGATTCAATATATTTGGAAGATTGTAAACCTCTCTCTTTACTTATCCAATTAGATATTGCAGCGTCATAGTCAGCTGTATGTTGAAAAGCTTCCAAAGCTAATTTTGCTTTATATTCTTCATTTAAAACCCCTTTTTTACTTTCTTCAAGAAATTCTTGATATTGACTAGGATCTACTAAAACTGAAACGTCTTTATGATTTTTAGCTGCTGAACGAATCATTGAGGGCCCTCCAATATCAATATTTTCAATAGCATCTTCCCATTTAGATCCCATTTCAACAGTTTTCTTAAAAGGATATAAATTGACAACTACCAAGTCAATTAGTTCAAGATCATTAGCTTGGATTTCTTTGTTATGTTCCTCATTATTTCTTTTAGCTAATATTCCTCCGTGGATTTTTGGATGTAAAGTTTTAACTCTTCCTCCAAGAATTTCTGGAGAATTAGTAAAATCTGCAACTTTAATAACTGGAATTTTTGCTTCTATTAAATGTTTGGCCGTTCCTCCACTTGATAGAATTTGATAATTAAATTTTTCTACCAATTCTTTACAAAATGGGATTATATTTTTTTTATCAGAGACACTTACTAAGGCTAATGGTGACATTATGGGAAAGTTTACTTACTTAAGAATATAAACATGAAATACGATATCGATCATGAATTTGTCTCGATTAGCTCTCAAACTGCAACTCATAGAATTATTTTGATACATGGTTGGGGAGCCGATGCAGATGACCTCTTAACACTTGGAAAGGAGATTAAAGAAAAATCAAATCTTGATTTTGAGGTAATTTCTTTGAGAGCTCCTGGATTACATCCAAATGGACAGGGAAGGCAGTGGTATGGATTATACCCACATGATTGGAAGGGAGCTGAGGTTGAAGTCAATAAACTTTTAGGTACATTAAAAAGATTTGATACTACGCAGATTCCACTTAGAAAAACCATTTTGTTGGGTTTCTCTCAAGGGGCAGCTATGGCAATTGATGCAGGATTTAAATTAAATTTAGGATTAATTGTTGCTTGTAGTGGTTATCCTCACCCAACCTGGGTTCCAGGAGAAAAATGCCCACCATTTATTATTAGTCATGGCTTATTTGATGAGGTTGTTCCTATAGATGCTTCTAGAATTATTTATGAAAGGGTAAAAAGTAAGTCTTCTGAATTTTGTGAATTATTAGAATTTAATGGATTCCATCAAATTGATTCAAATTTGATTGATTTTATCAGTTCAAAGATGAGCAATATTTTTTAAACGAAAGCATATTCATATTCTTCAATCTCTTCCCAATCATCTGCCGTAAGTTCCAGACCTTCAAATATTTTTTCTTCGCCAATACCCTCAACTACGACTTTTAGTGATGGGAATAGAAAGTGATTCTCTTCAGCATATTGGGCGCTAAATAAGCCTTTTTCACCCCAAAAAAACCTATCAGTAGTATGTTCATTTCTTCTAACGTTGAAAACTGAAGGAGCAGATAACGCATTTTCAGCTATAAATCTTCTTGCCGCTGTAACTGGTTTATGTTTGCCTGTTTCGATATGATAGATAGGTACATGTGCCATTACTCTTTGACCAGCCAATCTTCTTCTGCTGATTCTTTTTCTTTTTTTTGACATTGATTGGTACTCCTGAAATTATTAATGAGATTAGTCTTATTTTTTTACTAATCTTATATATATGATTTTAAATTCACTTCAAATTACATAGAGGACCCATCAACCTCTGATGTAGCTTAAAATATGATCAAATATTCATATTTAAGGCTGGCGAAAGTCAGGCCTCTTTATATATCTTAATACTTTTTTCATATTTTACAAGCCTTTTTCAAATTTTTTCTGAAAAATTACTAAAAATTTCATTAATTATGAATCTCTCTAAAAAATTTGAACAGCTAATCATGAAACAGCTAGAGAGTTTTGGTTGTTCGATGGGAGTGACTCATTTAGTTATGTATCTTGCCTCAGCTAAAAAAGGAACTAAAGCAACTTTTGAAATGATTGGTCAATGGCCACAAATTGATAGGCTTTTAATATCAATAGAAGATGATCCTTCTCTAAAAGTTTCTTCTCCCAATAGAAGATGGTACCCCCTTCAAGAAAACGATATTCTAGTTGGTGTTCTTAGAGTAGAGACTGATTTGAAAGGTGGGAATTGGCCAGTATCTCTTGATTCTAGATTAAAAGCGCTTTCAATATCTTTAGCTAAATGCGTTTCTATTGAATTAGAACGTCAAAATAAAAATGATGAAATCCATTATTTGAAAAATCAGGTTAATGTCATAATTCATCAATTAAGGAACCCATTAGCGGCTCTAAGAACATATGCAAAATTACTAATAAAAAGACTTGGTTCAGATGATGATTCTATTGAAATAGTCGAACAAATGATTATAGAGCAAAAACAAATTAATCAATATATGGACTCTTTTGAGCAATTAAATCAACCTATTCAACTTCCCCTTGAAATAGGAGAGGAAAGATTATTGTTGCCCCCAAATTTAGATAATAAGAAGGTAATAACTGTTCAGAGTTTATTGAGGCCAATTTTAGAAAGAGGTAAAGCTAATGCGAAATTAGAGTATAGAGATTGGATTGAACCTTCTCTTTGGCCAGATTGGACTTTATTACCAGTAAAGGCAAAATATATTGTAATCGCTGAGATTGTTGCCAATTTATTAGAAAATGCTTTTAAATACGCTCAAAAAGATGCTGAGATTGGAATTGGAATAACGAGTAAAGGTCTTTATATATTTGATGATGGCAAAAAAATATCAAAAAATGAAAATGAAAAGATTTTTCAAAAAGGTTTTAGAGGATCTGCTGCTAAGAAAAAGGATGGCACTGGGGTGGGGCTTTTTTTGGCGAGGAAATTAGCAAAACAAATTGGAGGAGACTTGAATTTGCTTGAAAAGTCCTCAATTAATGATGTTGAGGAATTAAAAAATCTTAAGAAAAAAAATATTTTCTATTTAGATCTTCCTATAAAAGAATTGCATACATGAATAACATCGCAGATTCGACAAGTACGACACTTGCACCGCAAGCATCTCCGTTGAAACCTCCAATTTTATTTCCTAGCATATTTGGAATAGAAAAACTTAAAAAAATACCAATCAAAATAAGAAATAAAAATTTAATTAATATTGCCTGGGATGTAACTGAAACTAATTGGTATGCAATAAAAATTAAAAGAAAAATAATGGAAATCAAAGATTCTTTTTTCAATCCATTCCAAGACTTTTTATGACTAATAGATTTATTCTTATAACTAATATATTTAAACTTTTCTATAAAAAATAAATTTGAAAATCTTCCCCAAAATAAACATATTGGCAAAACAATAATTATTTGGTTTTGGATTTTGAGTATGCAGGCAATCTGAATTAAAGTTATAAAAACTAAAGATTGAACACCAAAGGATCCAACTTTACTGTCTTTCATAGCTTTTAAACGTTTCTTTTTGCCCGCAAAAATACCATCGAAAGTATCCATTAAACCATCAAGATGTAGACCACCAGTGATCAAATATCCAGAGGCTAAACAAATTAATGTAGATGCATAAATGGACCAAGAATTTGATCTTAAAAAAATAAAAATATAACTCTGTATTGTTCCAATAAAAAATCCTAAAGTCGGCGCAAATTGTGCAATATTTTTAAATTCGGGATTAATTAAAGGTATCTTTGGAAATGTTGTATAGAAAATCCAAGATCCTGCAAAATTTCTTATTAAATATTTTTTGATGAGATAAAAATTAGATTCAATATTAAATAATAGGTTAGATTAATAAAAAAGGATCAAAAAATTTTATAACTTATTGTGTTTGAATTTGAAATTACATCGGATTGCAGGAATACAGAGGCAAGAACTGGAATATTTCATACCTCACATGGTCAGGTAAACACTCCTAGATTTATGCCTGTGGGAACTTTGGCAACGGTTAAAGGAATTTCATCTAAGCAGTTAACCTCCACAGGATCAGAAATGATTCTCTCAAATACCTTCCATCTTCATTTACAACCTGGAGAAAAAATAGTTAAAGAATCTGGTGGAATACATAAGTTCATGAATTGGCCTAAGCCTATTCTGACTGATTCAGGTGGATATCAAGTTTTTAGTTTGGCCAAATTGAATAATATTTCTGATAAAGGTGTGGAATTTAAAAATCCAAGAGATGGTAGTCATGTATTTTTATCACCTGAAAAAGTAATGCAGATTCAAATGGATCTTGGCTCTGATGTCGCGATGGCTTTTGATCATTGTCCTCCTCACACATCTAACGAAAATGATATTGAGGACTCTTTACGAAGAACTCATGCATGGTTACAAAAATGTGTTGAGGTTCATCAGAAATCAAATCAAGCATTATTCGGAATAGTTCAAGGTGGTAAGTATGCGAGATTAAGAGAATATAGCGCAAAATTTACAAGTTCTTTTGATCTGCCTGGAATAGCGGTAGGAGGTGTCAGTGTTGGAGAGGCAGTCGAAGAGATACATAGTGTAATTAATTACGTCCCGAAATTCTTACCAATAAATAAACCAAGATATTTAATGGGAATTGGCTCTTTAAGAGAGATTTCTTTAGCTGTTTCGAAAGGATTTGATATGTTTGACTGTGTTTTGCCTACAAGACTGGGAAGACATGGGACTGCATTTTTTAATGATGAAAGATTGAATTTAAGAAATGCTCGATTTAAAAATGATTTTTCTCCGATTGACAAAACTTGTAAATGCGAAACTTGTAAGTCCTATTCTCGTGCATATTTGCATCATCTAATTAGAAATGATGAAATATTAGGTCTTACCTTAATAAGTTTGCATAATATTGCTCATTTAATAAGATTTACCAATGCTATTTCTAATGCAATTAAAGATAATTGTTTTACAATTGATTTCGCTCCTTGGAAAACATCCTCTATTGCTCACCATACGTGGTAACGTCTTAACATAATTAATTAAATTATTAAAAAGGTGCTCATTCTATTTAATACATTCGCTGAATTGCCTGAGGCTTACAAGGCTTTTGCTCCAACTGTTGACGTTCTTCCACTAATACCTTTATTTTTCTTTCTATTGGTATTTGTTTGGCAAGCTGCAGTTGGATTTAAATAAAAGTCTTTTCGTTTAGATAGTTAGTCTTAGAAGGGATTTTCAAGCGAAATCGCATCTCCAGAATTTTCTACAGCACACTCTATAAAATCAGCTATTTTTAAAGCTCTTGAGGCTTGCTCACCATCTACCTCAGGAGTTTCTTTCCCTTGAACGCATTTAAGAAAATGCTCCAATTCTGCATAAAGAGGCTCAATGGAAGTTGTGCTAACTTCTTCGACATATCCATCATTTCTATACACTAATTCGCCATGCTCTGCTGTGTATGATTCATGAGACTTTCGATGGATTTGTAAAGAGTGATTTAAGAAATCAGTTTCAACAAGCCCATTTTGGCAGTGAGCACTTAAACTTCTAATTTTTTTGTGACTCATTTTGCTGGCAGTTAAGCTTGCAATAATATTATTTTTAAAAACTAAAGTTGCATTGACATAGTCTATTAGACCTTCGCTATTTCTGCCTCCAACAGCTGCTAATTTTTGTATTTTTGAGTTTACAAGCTCTAAAACAAGATCAATGTCATGAATCATTAAATCCATTACTACAGATACATCATTTGCTCTATCTGCATGAGGACTGTGCCTCCTTGCTTCTAAAACAACAATTTCTTCATTATTTACTATTTTATTTAATTCTCTAAAAGCAGGATTAAATCTTTCAATATGCCCAACTTGTAATAGACATTTACTTGCATTAGCAGCCTCTATTAAAGATTTTGCTTCTAACTCGTTAGCTGCAATTGGTTTTTCAATGAGAACGTTAATACCTCCCTTAAGACAATCTAGTCCTACTTTTTGATGAAGTAGTGTTGGGACAGCAATACAGATAGCATCAACTTTAGGAATTAAGTCATTGTAATCTCTGAACCATTCACATTGAAATTGCTCAATAGCTAATTTGCCTCTCTGTTCATTTGGATCTGCGACTCCAATTAGATTTGCATCTTTGAGTAAACTGAGTACTCGAGCATGATGCCAGCCCATGTTCCCTATACCTATGACTCCAACCTTTACGGGTGATGAGGTTGGTCGCTTCATTTCAAATTCATATATTAATTATCATTATCCTCTATGGTGAGCAACATTTAGCTTTTGGAAAGAATTATTTTAACACGATCAATTTTTGGGCCAGACATAGAAATAACTTCAAATTTAATGTTATTAAAATCTAAAACGTCTCCAATTTTTGGAACCATTTGAAATTTTTCTAGCAGAAATCCAGCAAGGGTATGGTAGTCTGCACCTTCTGGAATAGAACATCCTAGCTTTTTATTGATATCTATAATTTCTGATTTTCCAGCTATTGACCATTTTTTAGAGAAATTATCTAACATTCTCATATCTGAATAAATTCTATTGTTAAGCATTTCCTCTCCAACTATTTCTCCATTTAGATCAGCTGCAGTTATAAGACCCTCTGTCCCCCCGTGTTCATCAACTACTAGTAAAAAAGGATTGTAGTCTCTTACTACTGGTAATATTTCTGCTAATGAACATGTTTCTATTATTTTTGTCACTGGTAAAAGGAAGGGCTCCAATAATGTATCGGTTTCCATTTCACCCTTTGATATTGGCTTAGCTAAATAACGCAAATCTAATACACCTAATACATCATCTAAAGACTCACCAATCACAAAGAAGCGAGCATGGCGAGTTTTATCTACTTGTTTCATAAGTTCTGAAAAGGTTATATTTTTTGGCAAAGTTACCATTTCAGATCTTGGAATCATTACTTCTTTAACCTGTGTATCTTTTAAAGCAAAAACTCCTTCAAGAATATTCTTCTCATCTGGTTTTAAACCTGTTACATTATCTGTTTCTATAAGAGTTTCTAATTCTCCTGCGGATAAACCCGAATTTAAAGAATCCCATTTTTTATTTAAATTGAACAAGCCTAAACAGGCGCTAGCAAAGAATTCTATTATCCTAACTATCGGATTCATGCCTTTTCTAACGGCATCGAATATTGTGGTTAACCTTAATGCAGCAGATTCTGGATTGTTAATTACTAGGGCTTTAGGAATTAGTCCAGAAACAAGAGTAACAACTAAAACAACAAATAAAAATAATATAAGATCATAAAATCTATTTGACAAAATATTGTTTTTCCAATAATCATTAGCCAGGTTATTGCTAAGCCATCCAATTGCAATTAATGAAATTGTTACTCCAAATTGAGAAGCAATTAAGGAAGATCTAAAGCGTTTTTGAATTTTTAAAATTGAAAATGCTCCTTTCTTTTTTTCTTCTATTAACCTTAAAACTTTACTGGGCCTTATTAATAAAAAAGAAAGTTCACTCGCTGCGAAAAAAGCTGGGAAAAATAAAAGAAATAAAAGTAGAGTTATTTTCATTCAATGACAAATGAATAATGGGGGTGGCGAGGATCGAACTCGCCTTAGCCAAATTATGAGTTTGGTGCATTCACCAGATTGCTACACCCCCAAGTGAGTTTATGTAATTTTAATTACATTGAATTTCAATATACAATATAAAAATAATATTTCAAAAAACACCTCATTAGGAAGTTTTTGTGAGATTTCTTTTTTTTCTTCTAATCTTTAAATATAAATTTAACTTTTAATAATGGGCAATTTTTCGGAAAAGTATGATTTAAATAAAGCAAAATTGTTAAAACAGTTAATTGAAAAATCTTACAAGAAAGGAAACTTCACTTTATCTTCAGGAAAAAAAAGTATTCATTACTTGAACTGTAAACCGGTATCATTAAATGGCGAAGGCCTAAACTTAATAAGTGATTTATTTTTAGAGTTAAAGGACTCAAGGTCAAAAGCTGTAGCAGGATTGACATTAGGAGCAGATCCTCTTGTAAGTGGATTAATCGTCAAAGCAGCTTCGCAAGGCCTATATCTTAATGGTTTAATAATTAGGAAAGAAATTAAGAAATACGGTACCAAAGCTGGAATAGAGGGGCCTTCACTAGAAGAAGGAACCTTGGTAACTGTCTTAGAGGATGTGGTTACAACTGCTGGTTCAGTAATAAAAGCTATAAAAAAGTTACGAGAAAATAATTATGTTGTAGAGGAAGTTGTGTCTATAGTTGATAGGCAAGAAGGGGGATTTGAGGCTCTTAAGGATGAAAATGTTAAATTAAAGAGTCTTTTTACAATAAAAGACTTTTTATAATTATCTCAAAATGCAAGATATTAAACAAAAGTTTTGGCTTGAAAAATTTGATTGTTTTTCTGTTACTGGAAAAGATGCCAGAAAATTTTTGAATGGAATAACAACTGGTAACATTCTAAATTCAGAAAATAAAGCTATCAAAACTTGTTGGTTAACTC encodes:
- a CDS encoding ammonium transporter, whose product is MTTALQTPQRRSRSKLQDASLVNGPMLLLRSIRGFSSNRSMLWLATVPLALFGLGIFNLSAHAADLPELNAAFLANNLWLLIATILVIFMNAGFAMVEAGMCRSKNAVNILAKNLFVFALAVTSYWFIGYSLMYGGSVADGWLYFGGLFFDPTVTADMVTDAGLVPTVDFLFQSAFAGTAATIVSGLVAERVKFGEFVVFAIVLTAFIYPIAGSWKWNGGWLDSLGFVDFAGSSIVHSVGAWAGLVGAMLLGPRIGKYSDGKPQAMPGHNMAIATLGALVLWIGWYGFNPGSQLAMDQWVPYVAVTTTLAAAAGAIGATVVSTLTSGKPDLTMIINGILAGLVSITAGCGDMTLAGAWFAGLVGGIIVVFSVAALDAAEIDDPVGAFSVHGVCGVWGTLVIGLWGTAVQGDGAGMGLFNGGGINLLLVQALGAAAYAIWTLVTCWIAWSVIGGLFGGIRVSEEEETQGLDIGEHGMEAYPDFASAK
- a CDS encoding 4-hydroxy-3-methylbut-2-enyl diphosphate reductase, translating into MDTQAFRRSLHHSDRYNRRGFDSPTKRAQALEEAYQSDLISSIRDNGFTYNKGRLNIKLAQAFGFCWGVERAVAMAYETRRHYPNENIWITNEIIHNPSVNDHLRKMNVKFIAAKNGIKDFSLVSNGDVVILPAFGATVQEMKLLHEKGCHIIDTTCPWVSKVWHTVEKHKKHVFTSIIHGKFKHEETLATSSFAGKYLVVLDLEEANYVSEYILGRGNRNEFMNKFAKACSNGFDPDKDLDRVGVANQTTMLKSETEEIGKVFERTMLQKFGPETLNSHFLAFNTICDATEERQDAMFSLVDEDLDILVVIGGFNSSNTTHLQEIAITKNISSFHIDTPERISVAENSIFHKPLRSDLELKKNFLPSGNINVGITSGASTPDKVVADVIEKLIDIAS
- a CDS encoding DoxX family protein, which produces MEDKTQTNQIQTASMNRTKAPQKVEVVVANSSSGSEVNILGEISIFILRIGFCALMIHHGLEKLQDPQGFAEFVVGKYFPFLPGDPVIWTFGAAITQLVCPVGLAIGIFARLSSLGLLSTMAFAVYFHILDTGLEGFPLAVVEGHNYAFELSFIYGAISLYFLCAGPGRLALFRKTNKITYYPKST
- the purH gene encoding bifunctional phosphoribosylaminoimidazolecarboxamide formyltransferase/IMP cyclohydrolase; its protein translation is MSPLALVSVSDKKNIIPFCKELVEKFNYQILSSGGTAKHLIEAKIPVIKVADFTNSPEILGGRVKTLHPKIHGGILAKRNNEEHNKEIQANDLELIDLVVVNLYPFKKTVEMGSKWEDAIENIDIGGPSMIRSAAKNHKDVSVLVDPSQYQEFLEESKKGVLNEEYKAKLALEAFQHTADYDAAISNWISKERGLQSSKYIESYPLIKTLRYGENPHQKAFWYGLNNIGWNSAEQLQGKELSYNNLLDLESALSTVLEFGYEEKNDLTTNTFASVILKHNNPCGASLSNSASEAFLNALECDSVSAFGGIVAFNSNVDSETAIKLKDIFLECVVAPSFDEEALEILKIKKNLRILKLSKDILPKKNQTSTKSIMGGLLVQETDDSDDKTESWISVTTKNPSNQMNLDLNFAWKICKHVKSNAIVIAKDQKTIGIGAGQMNRVGAAKIALKAAEGLCSEAVLASDGFFPFADTVELANEYGIKAIIQPGGSLRDQESIDMCNAKGISMLFTQKRHFLH
- a CDS encoding alpha/beta hydrolase, producing MKYDIDHEFVSISSQTATHRIILIHGWGADADDLLTLGKEIKEKSNLDFEVISLRAPGLHPNGQGRQWYGLYPHDWKGAEVEVNKLLGTLKRFDTTQIPLRKTILLGFSQGAAMAIDAGFKLNLGLIVACSGYPHPTWVPGEKCPPFIISHGLFDEVVPIDASRIIYERVKSKSSEFCELLEFNGFHQIDSNLIDFISSKMSNIF
- a CDS encoding DUF3155 domain-containing protein, which codes for MSKKRKRISRRRLAGQRVMAHVPIYHIETGKHKPVTAARRFIAENALSAPSVFNVRRNEHTTDRFFWGEKGLFSAQYAEENHFLFPSLKVVVEGIGEEKIFEGLELTADDWEEIEEYEYAFV
- a CDS encoding sensor histidine kinase, coding for MNLSKKFEQLIMKQLESFGCSMGVTHLVMYLASAKKGTKATFEMIGQWPQIDRLLISIEDDPSLKVSSPNRRWYPLQENDILVGVLRVETDLKGGNWPVSLDSRLKALSISLAKCVSIELERQNKNDEIHYLKNQVNVIIHQLRNPLAALRTYAKLLIKRLGSDDDSIEIVEQMIIEQKQINQYMDSFEQLNQPIQLPLEIGEERLLLPPNLDNKKVITVQSLLRPILERGKANAKLEYRDWIEPSLWPDWTLLPVKAKYIVIAEIVANLLENAFKYAQKDAEIGIGITSKGLYIFDDGKKISKNENEKIFQKGFRGSAAKKKDGTGVGLFLARKLAKQIGGDLNLLEKSSINDVEELKNLKKKNIFYLDLPIKELHT
- a CDS encoding adenosylcobinamide-GDP ribazoletransferase, which codes for MESNFYLIKKYLIRNFAGSWIFYTTFPKIPLINPEFKNIAQFAPTLGFFIGTIQSYIFIFLRSNSWSIYASTLICLASGYLITGGLHLDGLMDTFDGIFAGKKKRLKAMKDSKVGSFGVQSLVFITLIQIACILKIQNQIIIVLPICLFWGRFSNLFFIEKFKYISYKNKSISHKKSWNGLKKESLISIIFLLIFIAYQLVSVTSQAILIKFLFLILIGIFLSFSIPNMLGNKIGGFNGDACGASVVLVESAMLFMYAILL
- the tgt gene encoding tRNA guanosine(34) transglycosylase Tgt, which encodes MFEFEITSDCRNTEARTGIFHTSHGQVNTPRFMPVGTLATVKGISSKQLTSTGSEMILSNTFHLHLQPGEKIVKESGGIHKFMNWPKPILTDSGGYQVFSLAKLNNISDKGVEFKNPRDGSHVFLSPEKVMQIQMDLGSDVAMAFDHCPPHTSNENDIEDSLRRTHAWLQKCVEVHQKSNQALFGIVQGGKYARLREYSAKFTSSFDLPGIAVGGVSVGEAVEEIHSVINYVPKFLPINKPRYLMGIGSLREISLAVSKGFDMFDCVLPTRLGRHGTAFFNDERLNLRNARFKNDFSPIDKTCKCETCKSYSRAYLHHLIRNDEILGLTLISLHNIAHLIRFTNAISNAIKDNCFTIDFAPWKTSSIAHHTW